Proteins from a single region of Desulfolutivibrio sulfoxidireducens:
- a CDS encoding HDOD domain-containing protein, which produces MNRRDEIISKALAVPQMPMPVQKVMSILNDPGATMTQLARLIEYEPGLTVNILRMANSAFFGGHGAVSTVKDAIMRLGMQRVFQMVLASGVIPFAKYEIKGYGLPPGQLLEHSAAVAVASERLAVELGITAPPHTFTSGLLVNIGKVVLGAFVEVDADPILELAYSRDIPFEQAERAVLGIDHAEIGAMILEHWNLPAPIVLVVRHRFDPESAPARDVALDLVHVGDVVAKMSGIGLGFDGMHYAPSETVFTRLGLTPEHLERALEDAIEHFFEIRDILAEAG; this is translated from the coding sequence ATGAACCGACGCGACGAAATCATCTCCAAGGCTTTGGCCGTGCCGCAAATGCCCATGCCGGTACAGAAGGTCATGTCCATTTTAAACGACCCCGGCGCGACCATGACCCAGTTGGCCCGGCTCATCGAATACGAACCCGGACTGACCGTGAACATCCTGCGCATGGCCAATTCCGCGTTTTTTGGCGGCCACGGCGCGGTGAGCACGGTCAAGGACGCCATCATGCGCCTGGGCATGCAGCGGGTATTCCAGATGGTTTTGGCCTCGGGCGTCATTCCGTTCGCCAAATACGAAATCAAGGGCTACGGCCTGCCCCCCGGACAACTTCTGGAACATTCCGCGGCCGTGGCCGTGGCCTCGGAACGCCTGGCCGTGGAGTTGGGAATCACCGCCCCGCCCCACACCTTCACCTCGGGCCTTTTGGTGAACATCGGCAAGGTCGTGCTCGGGGCCTTCGTGGAGGTGGACGCCGACCCCATCCTGGAGTTGGCCTATTCCCGGGACATTCCCTTCGAACAGGCCGAGCGGGCCGTGCTTGGCATCGATCACGCCGAAATCGGGGCCATGATCCTGGAGCACTGGAACCTTCCCGCGCCCATCGTTCTCGTGGTCCGCCACAGGTTCGACCCCGAAAGCGCCCCGGCCAGGGACGTGGCCCTGGATCTTGTCCACGTCGGGGACGTCGTGGCCAAGATGAGCGGCATCGGCCTTGGATTCGACGGCATGCATTACGCCCCGAGCGAAACGGTCTTCACCCGGCTGGGCCTGACCCCGGAACATCTGGAGCGAGCCCTGGAGGACGCCATCGAGCATTTCTTCGAAATCCGCGACATCCTGGCCGAGGCCGGATGA
- a CDS encoding chemotaxis protein CheD, with product MEIIVGISDMRIGNRKNQILVTHSLGSCLGLAVYDHEAGVGGLIHCLLPMARESRKSHETNPCMYVNTGVPHMIKSMYAKGARKERLVIKAAGCGRMMNISNVFDTGAANLTALAKLLGLNDLRLSGSDTGGSIPRTVRLHLETGRVVVSSCGKSWDI from the coding sequence ATGGAAATCATCGTTGGCATATCGGACATGCGCATCGGCAATCGCAAAAACCAGATTCTGGTCACCCACTCCCTGGGCTCGTGCCTGGGCCTTGCCGTCTATGATCACGAGGCCGGCGTGGGGGGGCTCATCCACTGCCTGCTGCCCATGGCCCGCGAAAGCCGGAAGAGCCACGAGACCAATCCCTGCATGTACGTCAACACCGGCGTGCCGCACATGATCAAATCCATGTACGCCAAGGGCGCACGCAAGGAACGCCTGGTCATCAAGGCGGCTGGCTGCGGACGGATGATGAACATTTCCAATGTATTCGACACAGGGGCGGCCAATCTCACGGCCCTTGCCAAACTCCTGGGACTTAACGATCTGCGACTTTCGGGTTCGGACACGGGCGGCTCCATCCCGCGGACGGTCCGCCTGCACCTGGAAACCGGACGGGTGGTGGTCAGTTCCTGCGGGAAAAGCTGGGACATATGA
- a CDS encoding two-component system sensor histidine kinase NtrB, producing MERNDRAREDTPAPGDIRDLISQNVLESIPIGLLLVDRTGSITVANPAAVAILGFPASELEGKGFGQLFFENDANRLFNQIIVDIIHNEVVGLRREAPYVTPAGETLHLSLVGSFLRHMSEIAGVVLIIQDNTGLFAAQRRENELLREKNRIQEDKIRALDTLARSVAHQIRNPTLAIGGFAARLDTLLRKHGIESDYPGIILEEAARLEGIVKAVNKMSRIPSIVPEPTRLGDILDAARGKTDARAAGSAKKVRWDMEIADVQVLADPELLTMAFEEIFSNSVDFSPSPGVDIAVKASTAEGWAQILVEDLGPGVADEHRPYVFDPFFSTRPDGSGMGLALAREVIVEHGGNIALRESTVGGTTVAVTLPVPPPSR from the coding sequence ATGGAAAGAAATGATCGTGCCCGAGAGGATACGCCCGCACCCGGCGACATACGGGACCTGATCTCCCAGAATGTCCTGGAAAGCATACCCATCGGCCTGCTTTTGGTGGACCGCACCGGATCGATCACCGTGGCCAACCCGGCGGCGGTGGCAATCCTTGGCTTTCCGGCCTCGGAGTTGGAGGGAAAGGGGTTCGGGCAACTCTTTTTCGAAAACGATGCCAATCGTCTCTTCAACCAGATCATCGTGGACATCATCCACAACGAGGTGGTGGGCCTTCGTCGGGAGGCGCCTTACGTCACCCCCGCCGGCGAGACCCTGCACCTGTCGCTTGTCGGTTCGTTTCTGCGCCACATGTCCGAGATCGCGGGCGTGGTGCTCATCATCCAGGACAATACCGGGCTTTTCGCCGCCCAGCGCCGGGAAAACGAACTTCTGCGCGAAAAAAACCGCATCCAGGAGGACAAGATCCGGGCCCTCGACACCCTGGCCCGGTCCGTGGCCCATCAGATCAGAAACCCCACCCTGGCCATCGGCGGTTTTGCCGCGAGGCTGGACACGCTTTTGCGCAAGCACGGCATCGAGTCAGACTATCCGGGCATCATCCTGGAGGAGGCCGCCCGACTGGAAGGCATCGTCAAGGCCGTCAACAAGATGTCGAGGATCCCGTCCATCGTCCCCGAGCCGACCAGGCTTGGCGACATCCTGGACGCGGCCAGGGGCAAGACCGACGCCCGGGCCGCCGGATCGGCCAAAAAGGTCCGCTGGGATATGGAGATCGCCGATGTCCAGGTCCTGGCCGACCCCGAGCTTTTGACCATGGCCTTCGAGGAAATCTTCTCCAATTCCGTGGACTTTTCCCCGTCCCCGGGGGTAGATATCGCCGTGAAGGCGTCGACTGCGGAGGGATGGGCGCAAATCCTCGTGGAGGACCTGGGACCCGGGGTTGCCGACGAACACCGGCCCTACGTCTTCGATCCGTTTTTTTCCACCCGTCCCGACGGCAGCGGCATGGGGCTGGCCCTGGCCAGGGAGGTCATCGTGGAGCATGGCGGGAATATCGCCCTACGCGAAAGCACGGTCGGCGGCACGACAGTCGCCGTGACCCTGCCCGTCCCGCCGCCATCGCGATGA
- a CDS encoding DedA family protein, translated as MSLDFLQEVIRDYGYLALFIGTFLEGETILLLAGFAVQTGKFGLELPYIILTAFVGSLAGDQTAFYIGRYLGNRFIKRNEKWRARAERVHTLLERYHGVLILSFRFFYGLRNLTPFTLGTTNISAKKFFVLNAIGALVWAVVFGCIGYLFGDLLENVLEKALKDVHNIELFALGIIALIFLLLWIRKICRKK; from the coding sequence ATGTCGCTTGATTTTTTACAGGAAGTCATTCGTGATTACGGCTACCTGGCACTTTTTATCGGAACCTTCCTGGAAGGGGAGACCATCCTCCTCTTGGCGGGCTTCGCCGTGCAGACCGGAAAGTTCGGCCTTGAACTGCCGTACATCATTCTGACCGCCTTTGTGGGCTCCCTGGCCGGGGATCAGACGGCGTTTTACATCGGCCGGTACCTGGGAAACCGTTTCATCAAACGCAACGAGAAATGGCGGGCCCGGGCCGAACGGGTTCACACGCTGCTCGAACGATACCACGGAGTGCTCATTTTGAGCTTCCGGTTCTTTTACGGTTTGCGTAACCTGACGCCCTTCACCCTGGGCACGACGAATATTTCCGCAAAGAAATTTTTTGTCTTAAACGCCATCGGCGCCCTGGTCTGGGCCGTGGTCTTCGGCTGCATCGGCTATCTGTTCGGCGACCTGCTGGAAAACGTGCTCGAAAAGGCGCTCAAAGACGTCCATAACATAGAGCTTTTCGCCCTGGGCATCATCGCCTTGATTTTTCTGCTGCTTTGGATACGGAAAATATGCCGCAAAAAATGA
- a CDS encoding methyl-accepting chemotaxis protein: MGSRERDFLSLGERLHHLRERSEELAERAADLVGMTSGQAMNEVLGRLSGELEHMTGICEMDTSRESLSELGVVTGIVADLEKITGEFGRVVKKLSMLGISTRIESARLGSKGLGFSTLADDVEKLAATIVAHASQIGDRNRDLRGFVASAEQKTQSIIATQQNCSQSIFGGIKENIQALSALSVASIELSGRISEKIGEVSENVSSAVLSMQFHDIVRQQVEHVEQAMDDVRQVVEGRLNAAGSSRRAEEDREIVAWVGDVLDLQCSQLGNSRERFVDAVETLVGNLRGIAAGILSMGEEIMAPSRDSRGGTQGELHRVSEGIGHVKTTLRNFAAQGEELADIMTSVAETISEMSAYVGKIEDVGSEIELIAINASIKAAHTGEEGAALGVLASAIQGLSVEARKQTDEVSRILREVAKSSNILQDNAHVYYDTSQVESVSKNMDGFLEQIREMDRRGERMFAEIAGKSAELGEAVRELASGVRFHDEVAERLDATRASLEKLSLAARKLVPLDQDIRRPERLRELFGRYTMEVERDVHDSVLGGVAKRDPAMGRQRTVRDETGLGDNVELF; the protein is encoded by the coding sequence GTGGGGTCCCGGGAACGGGATTTTCTGTCGTTGGGCGAGCGGCTGCATCATCTGCGCGAGCGCTCCGAGGAGTTGGCCGAACGGGCGGCCGATCTCGTCGGGATGACCTCCGGACAGGCCATGAACGAGGTGTTGGGACGGCTGTCGGGCGAACTGGAACACATGACCGGCATCTGCGAAATGGACACCAGCCGGGAGAGTCTGTCCGAACTTGGCGTGGTGACCGGCATCGTGGCCGATCTGGAAAAGATAACCGGCGAGTTCGGCCGCGTCGTGAAAAAGCTGTCCATGCTCGGCATCTCCACCCGCATCGAAAGCGCCCGCCTGGGCTCCAAGGGTCTTGGCTTCAGCACCCTGGCCGACGACGTGGAAAAGCTGGCCGCCACCATCGTGGCCCATGCCTCGCAGATCGGCGACCGCAACCGGGATTTGCGCGGCTTTGTGGCCTCGGCGGAACAGAAGACCCAAAGCATCATCGCCACCCAGCAAAACTGCTCCCAGAGCATTTTCGGAGGCATCAAGGAAAATATTCAGGCCCTGTCCGCCCTTTCCGTCGCATCCATCGAACTCTCCGGCCGCATCTCCGAGAAGATCGGGGAGGTGTCCGAGAACGTCTCCAGCGCGGTCTTGTCCATGCAATTTCACGACATCGTCCGGCAGCAGGTGGAGCATGTCGAACAGGCCATGGATGACGTGCGCCAGGTGGTGGAAGGACGCCTGAACGCGGCCGGTTCCTCCCGGCGCGCCGAGGAGGACCGGGAGATCGTGGCCTGGGTGGGTGACGTCCTGGACCTGCAATGCTCCCAACTCGGCAATTCCCGGGAACGCTTCGTGGACGCCGTGGAGACGCTGGTTGGAAACCTGCGCGGCATCGCCGCCGGCATCCTGTCCATGGGCGAGGAAATCATGGCCCCATCCCGCGATTCCCGGGGCGGGACCCAGGGGGAACTGCACCGGGTGAGCGAGGGGATAGGCCACGTCAAGACCACGCTACGCAACTTCGCGGCCCAGGGCGAGGAACTGGCCGACATCATGACCTCGGTGGCCGAGACCATCTCCGAAATGAGCGCCTATGTGGGCAAGATCGAGGACGTGGGCTCGGAAATCGAGCTCATCGCCATAAACGCAAGCATCAAGGCCGCGCATACCGGCGAGGAAGGGGCCGCGCTTGGGGTGTTGGCCTCGGCCATTCAGGGGTTGTCCGTGGAGGCCAGGAAACAGACCGACGAGGTGTCCCGAATCCTGCGGGAGGTGGCCAAGTCCTCGAACATTCTCCAGGACAACGCGCATGTGTATTACGACACCTCCCAGGTGGAGAGCGTGTCCAAAAACATGGACGGCTTTTTGGAACAGATTCGGGAGATGGATCGTCGCGGCGAGCGGATGTTTGCCGAGATAGCCGGAAAAAGCGCGGAGCTTGGCGAGGCTGTGCGGGAATTGGCCTCCGGGGTGCGTTTTCACGACGAGGTGGCTGAACGTCTGGACGCCACCCGGGCTTCCCTGGAAAAGCTCAGCCTGGCGGCCAGGAAGCTCGTGCCCCTGGACCAGGATATCCGGCGTCCCGAGCGCCTGCGCGAGCTTTTCGGGAGATATACCATGGAGGTCGAGCGGGACGTTCATGACTCCGTGTTGGGCGGTGTGGCGAAACGTGATCCGGCCATGGGCCGGCAGCGGACCGTTCGGGATGAGACGGGGCTTGGGGACAACGTGGAGCTCTTCTAG
- a CDS encoding STAS domain-containing protein: protein MGTHDLIRDDVGVTLRLEGDWTVRGAAALREALLSALSADALVRVDLSDVTAVDMSMFEVLHAACQSAARDARRFERTGVLSETVRKAATLSGFTDYAPFRDFWKNEERNVQDDHDRG from the coding sequence ATGGGAACGCATGACCTGATTCGTGACGACGTCGGCGTTACGTTGCGCCTTGAGGGCGACTGGACCGTGCGGGGGGCGGCGGCCCTGCGTGAGGCGCTTTTGTCCGCCCTGTCCGCTGACGCCCTGGTCCGGGTGGATCTTTCCGACGTCACGGCCGTGGATATGAGCATGTTCGAGGTGTTGCACGCCGCCTGCCAAAGCGCCGCGAGGGACGCCAGGCGGTTCGAACGGACGGGGGTCTTGTCCGAGACCGTGCGCAAGGCCGCGACGTTGTCTGGTTTCACCGACTACGCGCCATTTCGGGACTTTTGGAAAAATGAGGAGCGCAATGTCCAAGACGATCATGACCGTGGATGA
- a CDS encoding response regulator codes for MSKTIMTVDDSASVRQMVGFTLKKEGYSIIEASDGKDALGKLKGVVHMVITDLNMPNMDGIELIKNIRSQASYKFIPIVMLTTESQAAKKQEGKTAGATGWIVKPFTPEQLLAVVKKVLR; via the coding sequence ATGTCCAAGACGATCATGACCGTGGATGATTCGGCAAGCGTTCGACAGATGGTTGGATTCACCCTCAAAAAAGAGGGCTATTCGATCATCGAGGCCTCTGACGGCAAGGATGCCCTGGGCAAGCTCAAGGGGGTCGTGCACATGGTGATCACCGATCTGAACATGCCCAACATGGACGGCATCGAACTGATAAAAAACATCCGCTCGCAGGCGTCCTACAAATTCATTCCCATCGTCATGCTCACCACGGAATCCCAGGCGGCCAAGAAGCAGGAGGGAAAAACCGCCGGGGCCACGGGTTGGATCGTCAAACCGTTCACCCCTGAGCAGCTTTTGGCTGTGGTGAAGAAGGTGCTCAGATAA
- a CDS encoding chemotaxis protein CheA, giving the protein MSQDDMHRVAFKEEAVELLGELEASLLALEDQPEDQDLINRVFRAMHTIKGSGAMFGFDDIAAFTHEVETVFDMVRNGLFAVTKPLLDLTLAARDHIKRLLDVSDSAEAGDSTIQDQGRAILDRLREFNPEAEAEAEPVPGAVAPGSDAPRGMATYRIRFRPAPVFYATGSNPLHFLEDLAELGILRCYPHTEDIPCLEDIDPEVCHAWWDIILGARADLGQVQDVFVFVEDECGLSIELIDQGDAGSEAGVYKKLGEILVERGDLTPEDLAQALAVQKRLGALLTDSGVVTQPRVEAALAEQEAVRDIRKAREPAVETAASIRVAADKLDGLVDLVGELVIVQAQIKQVVSGSGDVILKALSEHLERLSDDLRDSTLGIRMLPIGTTFNKYRRLVRDLSAELGKQIDLVTSGEETELDKTVIERLGDPLVHLLRNSIDHGVETPPERLAAGKPPRGTVTLTAEHSGGAVVIRITDDGRGLNARAIRAKAVERGLASPDAELSEKELYNLIFQPGFSTARAVTSVSGRGVGMDVVKRGIESLRGAVEIDSQPGQGTMITVRLPLTLAIIDGLQVQAGREFFVAPLSNVEECVDLPRSEKTDRDRLVNLRGEIVPYIRLRDFFSIDGRAPDVEQVVVSSVEGSRVGIVVDRVIGEHQTVIKSLGRIYRDVEGLSGATIKGDGTMALILDVPGLLRAAVESGN; this is encoded by the coding sequence ATGTCGCAGGACGACATGCACCGCGTGGCCTTCAAGGAAGAGGCCGTCGAGCTTTTGGGAGAACTCGAGGCCTCGCTTCTGGCCCTGGAGGACCAACCCGAGGACCAGGATCTCATCAACCGCGTCTTTCGGGCCATGCACACCATCAAGGGTTCCGGGGCGATGTTCGGATTCGACGACATCGCCGCTTTCACCCACGAGGTGGAAACCGTCTTCGACATGGTTCGAAACGGGCTGTTCGCCGTCACCAAGCCCCTGCTCGATCTCACCTTGGCGGCCAGGGATCACATCAAGCGCCTGCTCGACGTCTCGGACTCCGCCGAGGCCGGCGACAGTACGATCCAAGACCAGGGACGGGCCATCCTCGACAGGCTGCGGGAGTTCAACCCCGAGGCCGAAGCCGAGGCCGAGCCCGTGCCCGGTGCGGTCGCGCCCGGGTCCGATGCGCCCCGGGGAATGGCCACCTATCGCATCCGCTTCCGGCCAGCCCCGGTTTTTTACGCCACGGGAAGCAACCCCTTGCATTTTCTCGAAGACCTCGCCGAGTTGGGCATCCTCAGGTGCTATCCGCATACCGAGGACATCCCCTGCCTGGAGGACATCGACCCCGAGGTCTGCCACGCCTGGTGGGACATCATCCTGGGCGCCCGGGCCGACCTGGGGCAGGTCCAGGACGTGTTCGTCTTCGTCGAGGACGAGTGCGGGCTGTCCATCGAACTGATCGACCAGGGAGATGCCGGGTCCGAAGCCGGAGTATACAAGAAACTCGGCGAGATTCTGGTCGAACGCGGGGATCTGACCCCCGAGGACCTGGCCCAGGCCCTGGCCGTCCAGAAACGACTGGGAGCGCTTTTGACCGATTCCGGCGTCGTGACCCAGCCCAGGGTGGAGGCGGCCCTGGCCGAGCAGGAGGCCGTGCGCGACATCCGCAAGGCCCGCGAGCCCGCCGTCGAGACCGCCGCCAGCATCCGGGTGGCCGCGGACAAGCTCGACGGCCTGGTAGACCTGGTGGGGGAACTGGTCATCGTCCAGGCCCAGATCAAGCAGGTCGTGTCCGGGTCCGGCGACGTCATTCTCAAGGCCCTCTCGGAACACCTCGAACGCTTAAGCGACGACCTGCGCGATTCCACCCTGGGCATCCGCATGCTGCCCATCGGCACCACCTTCAACAAATATCGCCGCCTGGTCAGGGACCTCTCCGCCGAACTCGGCAAACAGATCGATCTGGTCACCTCCGGCGAGGAGACCGAACTGGACAAGACGGTCATCGAGCGCCTGGGCGATCCGTTGGTGCATCTGTTGCGCAACAGCATCGACCACGGGGTGGAGACCCCGCCGGAACGGCTGGCCGCGGGCAAGCCGCCCCGGGGGACCGTGACGCTGACGGCCGAGCATTCCGGCGGGGCCGTGGTCATCCGCATCACGGACGACGGCCGGGGGCTCAATGCCCGGGCCATCCGGGCCAAGGCCGTGGAACGCGGCCTGGCGTCCCCGGACGCCGAGCTTTCCGAAAAGGAACTCTACAACCTCATTTTCCAGCCTGGATTCTCCACGGCCAGGGCCGTAACCAGCGTTTCCGGCCGGGGTGTGGGCATGGACGTGGTCAAACGCGGCATCGAATCCCTGCGCGGGGCTGTGGAGATCGACAGCCAACCGGGCCAAGGGACCATGATCACCGTGCGCCTGCCCCTGACCCTGGCCATCATCGACGGGCTTCAGGTCCAGGCCGGGCGGGAATTCTTCGTGGCCCCCCTGTCCAATGTGGAGGAGTGCGTGGATCTGCCGCGATCCGAAAAGACCGACAGGGATCGCCTCGTCAATCTGCGGGGGGAGATCGTGCCCTATATCCGGCTGCGGGACTTTTTTTCCATAGACGGACGGGCTCCTGACGTGGAACAAGTGGTGGTGTCAAGCGTGGAAGGTTCGCGGGTGGGCATCGTGGTGGACCGGGTCATAGGCGAACACCAGACGGTCATCAAGAGCCTGGGACGCATCTATCGAGACGTGGAGGGGCTTTCCGGCGCAACCATAAAAGGCGACGGAACCATGGCCCTTATTCTCGACGTGCCGGGGCTTCTGCGCGCGGCGGTCGAATCCGGAAACTGA
- a CDS encoding chemotaxis protein CheW: protein MSTEENSLNDNQYLTFVLEDELFALNIGTVREVLELASITKVPRTPEFIRGVINLRGRAVPVVDLRMKFGMGETRRTVNTCIIIVEVELDGEATVLGALADSVQEVYEMESSQIEPPPRMGTRIKSEFITGMGKSGDRFIVILDINKVFSAEELSLAADAIGAPGTTERCEGTADAGV, encoded by the coding sequence ATGTCCACCGAGGAGAATTCCCTCAACGACAACCAATACCTGACCTTTGTCCTTGAAGACGAACTTTTCGCCTTGAATATCGGCACGGTGCGCGAGGTGCTGGAACTGGCCTCCATCACCAAGGTGCCGCGCACCCCGGAATTCATTCGGGGGGTCATCAATCTTCGGGGCCGGGCCGTGCCCGTGGTGGATCTGCGCATGAAGTTCGGCATGGGAGAGACTCGGCGCACGGTCAATACCTGCATCATCATCGTCGAGGTGGAACTCGATGGCGAGGCCACGGTGCTCGGGGCCCTGGCCGACTCGGTCCAGGAGGTCTACGAGATGGAGAGTTCCCAGATCGAGCCCCCGCCGCGCATGGGCACCCGCATCAAGTCCGAGTTTATCACCGGCATGGGCAAGAGCGGGGACCGGTTCATCGTCATCCTGGACATCAACAAGGTGTTCTCGGCGGAGGAATTGAGCCTGGCGGCCGACGCCATCGGGGCGCCCGGCACGACGGAGCGGTGCGAGGGAACCGCCGATGCCGGAGTCTAG
- a CDS encoding CheR family methyltransferase, with protein MPESRAARDTTRPSSMVSMNDKDFRRFSEFIHAECGIKLPPSKKTMVEARLQKRLRQLGMPTFREYNDFLFSPAGLSEELGQLIDAITTNTTEFFREPRHFDILRETVLPGWLKAHAHDRKLRLWSAGCSSGEEPYTLAMVLSEFAEDHPGFRFTILATDISIQVLEKARRAIYPEDRVTQMSFELKRKYLLRSKDRQRKLVRIVAGLRDAVTFSRLNFMTEFRFNEPMDIIFCRNVMIYFDRATQETLLGKFCRQLRQDGHLFIGHSESLTGMDLPLRQVAPTVYRRV; from the coding sequence ATGCCGGAGTCTAGGGCGGCTCGCGACACGACCAGGCCGTCGTCCATGGTCAGTATGAACGACAAGGACTTCAGACGGTTCAGCGAATTCATCCACGCCGAATGCGGCATCAAACTGCCGCCCTCGAAAAAGACCATGGTCGAGGCCAGGCTGCAAAAACGCCTGCGTCAACTCGGCATGCCCACCTTTCGGGAATATAACGACTTTTTATTCAGTCCGGCCGGACTTTCCGAGGAGCTCGGACAACTCATCGACGCCATCACCACCAACACCACGGAGTTTTTTCGGGAGCCCAGACATTTCGACATCCTGCGCGAGACGGTGTTGCCCGGCTGGCTCAAGGCCCATGCCCATGATCGGAAACTGCGGCTGTGGAGCGCCGGATGCTCCTCCGGGGAGGAGCCGTACACCCTGGCCATGGTTTTAAGCGAGTTCGCCGAGGACCATCCCGGTTTCCGGTTCACCATCCTGGCCACGGACATCTCCATCCAGGTCTTGGAGAAGGCCCGCCGGGCCATCTATCCCGAGGACCGGGTGACCCAGATGAGCTTTGAGCTCAAACGCAAGTATCTGTTGCGCAGCAAGGACCGACAGCGAAAACTGGTGCGTATCGTGGCCGGGTTGCGCGATGCCGTGACCTTTTCCCGGCTGAACTTCATGACCGAATTTCGCTTCAACGAGCCCATGGACATCATTTTTTGCCGCAACGTGATGATCTATTTCGACCGGGCCACCCAGGAGACGTTGCTTGGCAAGTTCTGCCGCCAGCTTCGCCAGGACGGACATCTGTTCATCGGGCATTCGGAAAGTCTGACCGGAATGGACCTGCCCCTGCGCCAGGTTGCGCCCACGGTCTACCGACGGGTGTAG
- a CDS encoding protein-glutamate methylesterase/protein-glutamine glutaminase has translation MEKIKVLVVDDSALVRQTLSDILSSDPEIEVMGTAADPFAAAKKMEEQAPDVITLDIEMPRMDGLTFLRKIMSQHPLPVVICSTLTESGSETTLRAMEYGALDIILKPKLGTRQFLEESRIRICDSVKAAARAKMKRLSTTAGLKVEPKLGADVILPGPTGKAMFGTTEKVVAVGASTGGTEALRVFLESMPQDCPGIAIVQHMPEQFTAAFAKRLNGLCRITVKEAEDNDTILRGQALIAPGNRHLLLKRSGARYHVEVKDGPLVKRHRPSVDVLFRSAARYAGKNAVGVIMTGMGDDGAEGLKEMKDSGAYTIAQDEASCVVFGMPQEAIKRGGADRVMSLTLIATEVVRFCSAS, from the coding sequence GTGGAGAAGATCAAGGTTCTCGTGGTGGACGACTCGGCCCTGGTGCGTCAGACGCTCTCGGACATCCTGTCCTCGGATCCGGAGATCGAGGTCATGGGCACGGCCGCGGACCCCTTTGCCGCCGCCAAGAAGATGGAGGAGCAGGCCCCGGACGTCATTACCCTGGATATCGAGATGCCGCGCATGGACGGTCTGACGTTTCTGCGCAAGATCATGTCCCAGCATCCCCTGCCCGTGGTCATCTGTTCGACCCTGACCGAATCCGGTTCGGAGACCACGCTTAGGGCCATGGAATACGGGGCCCTGGACATCATTCTCAAACCCAAACTCGGCACCCGGCAATTTCTGGAGGAATCGCGTATCCGCATCTGCGATTCGGTCAAGGCCGCGGCCCGGGCCAAGATGAAGCGTCTTTCCACCACCGCGGGCCTCAAGGTCGAGCCGAAACTCGGGGCCGACGTCATCTTGCCGGGCCCAACCGGCAAGGCCATGTTCGGGACCACGGAGAAGGTGGTGGCCGTGGGCGCCTCCACGGGCGGCACCGAGGCCCTGCGCGTGTTCCTCGAGTCCATGCCCCAGGACTGCCCGGGGATCGCCATCGTGCAGCACATGCCCGAGCAGTTCACGGCCGCCTTTGCCAAGCGCTTAAACGGACTGTGCCGGATCACGGTCAAGGAGGCCGAGGACAACGACACCATCCTGCGCGGCCAGGCGCTCATCGCCCCGGGCAACAGGCATCTGCTCCTCAAACGTAGCGGGGCGCGCTACCATGTGGAGGTCAAGGACGGTCCCCTGGTCAAGCGGCATCGCCCGAGCGTGGACGTGCTTTTCCGTTCGGCGGCCAGGTATGCCGGAAAAAACGCCGTGGGCGTGATCATGACCGGCATGGGCGACGACGGGGCCGAGGGCCTCAAGGAGATGAAGGACTCCGGGGCCTACACCATCGCCCAGGACGAGGCCAGTTGCGTGGTCTTCGGCATGCCCCAGGAGGCCATCAAGCGCGGCGGCGCGGATCGGGTCATGTCGCTGACGCTTATCGCCACCGAAGTGGTGCGCTTTTGTTCCGCTTCGTAG